Proteins from one Mycobacterium sp. SMC-2 genomic window:
- a CDS encoding MmgE/PrpD family protein, whose protein sequence is MVTTIERLAGWAAALRLGDVPDAVVDLCRTQRRSVFAATAASARDVASRRVLAGVESWAGDGPAAVPGLHRSVAVDDALYAAAALSIALDFDDYMCFAHAGHSAVWVPVLLAAETGASAAEQLTAQVAANELEARLGGACLLGPLNGQLWSFVHAAGAAVATGRLLGLGAGRLAHALALALYQAPRPTVPGFMAPDSKLLTAAEPTLAGVRAARLAANGVTGPLDALDHPQGFFDAFSYAPLPALLGGLGSDWATRTLSVKRYPGCAYVDTTVDALHELGPPPAAEVASVVVDAGVLTCGMDAMSHGYTAERVPTPVTINFSIPWTVAATLVAGRLTPDEVNEEWLAGHHRELADVAARVSLRHDWSLTLRTAEAMAPLLPVRAMTAGTPTRRLLGAVRRTRREHKGVRFAIGDGIALLRALRDGGLGAAGRAATGRLWAPAALDAFTMTFPARVRVRLRDGRELAAECAVPHGGAGNAKTSPDAVSREKLSASGPAVWGQQRSDDIVEAIDGDADDLWRLLGRQG, encoded by the coding sequence GTGGTCACGACGATCGAACGGTTGGCCGGGTGGGCCGCCGCCCTTCGTCTCGGCGATGTCCCGGACGCGGTGGTCGACCTGTGCCGCACCCAGCGCCGATCCGTGTTCGCGGCCACGGCCGCATCGGCCCGCGACGTAGCGTCACGGCGCGTGCTCGCCGGCGTGGAAAGCTGGGCCGGCGACGGCCCCGCAGCTGTGCCGGGATTACACCGCTCCGTCGCCGTCGACGACGCCCTCTACGCCGCGGCCGCGTTGTCCATCGCGCTCGACTTCGACGATTACATGTGCTTCGCCCACGCCGGCCACTCCGCTGTATGGGTACCGGTACTGCTCGCCGCCGAGACCGGCGCCTCGGCGGCCGAACAACTCACCGCCCAGGTGGCGGCCAACGAGCTCGAGGCCCGCCTGGGCGGCGCCTGCCTGCTCGGGCCGCTCAATGGTCAGTTGTGGTCGTTCGTGCATGCCGCCGGGGCCGCCGTGGCCACCGGGCGGCTGCTTGGACTCGGCGCGGGCCGGCTGGCGCATGCCCTGGCCCTTGCCCTCTACCAGGCTCCGCGGCCCACCGTGCCGGGGTTCATGGCCCCCGATTCGAAGCTGCTGACGGCGGCCGAACCGACTCTGGCCGGTGTCCGGGCCGCCCGACTCGCCGCCAATGGCGTCACCGGTCCACTCGATGCGCTCGACCACCCGCAGGGCTTCTTCGATGCGTTCTCCTACGCGCCGCTGCCCGCGCTTCTGGGTGGGCTTGGCTCCGATTGGGCGACACGGACTCTGAGCGTCAAGCGGTATCCCGGTTGCGCTTATGTCGACACGACCGTCGACGCGCTGCACGAACTCGGGCCGCCGCCGGCCGCCGAAGTCGCGTCGGTGGTCGTCGACGCCGGCGTGCTGACCTGCGGGATGGACGCCATGTCGCACGGGTACACGGCCGAGCGCGTGCCCACACCGGTGACCATCAACTTCTCGATCCCGTGGACCGTCGCCGCCACGCTTGTCGCCGGCCGGCTCACGCCGGACGAAGTCAACGAGGAATGGCTGGCCGGTCACCACCGCGAGCTGGCCGACGTCGCCGCCCGGGTGTCGTTGCGGCACGACTGGTCGCTCACGCTGCGAACAGCCGAGGCGATGGCCCCGCTTCTTCCGGTTCGCGCCATGACGGCGGGGACGCCCACCCGCCGGCTGCTCGGCGCCGTCCGGCGAACTCGCCGGGAACACAAGGGCGTTCGCTTCGCCATCGGCGACGGCATCGCCCTACTCCGCGCCCTGCGGGATGGCGGACTCGGCGCGGCTGGGCGGGCAGCGACGGGACGGTTGTGGGCGCCGGCGGCACTTGACGCGTTCACCATGACCTTCCCGGCCCGGGTGCGGGTGAGGTTGCGCGACGGCCGGGAGCTAGCGGCCGAATGCGCTGTTCCACACGGCGGGGCCGGCAACGC
- the thrS gene encoding threonine--tRNA ligase — protein MSAPADDVRAAPIRVPAGTTAAAAVGEAGLPRRGAPDAIVVVRDAEGKLRDLSWVPETDVEVVPVAANTDEGRSVIRHSAAHVLAQAVQGLFPEAKLGIGPPITDGFYYDFDVAEPFTPEDLAALEKRMRQIVKEGQLFERRVYESKDQARSELANEPYKLELVDDKSGDPDIMEIGGDELTAYDNLNPRSRERVWGDLCRGPHIPTTKHIPAFKLTRSSAAYWRGDQKNASLQRIYGTAWESQEALDRHLELLAEAQRRDHRKLGTELDLFSFPDEIGSGLAVFHPKGGVVRRELEEYSRRKHIEAGYEFVNTPHITKAQLFHTSGHLDWYAEGMFPPMHLDAELDDDGTVRKPGQDYYLKPMNCPMHTLIFRSRGRSYRELPLRLFEFGTVYRYEKSGVVHGLTRARGFTMDDSHIFCTREQLHGELASLLRFVLELLGDYGLEDFYLELSTKDPEKFVGTDEMWEQATNSLAEVAAESGLELVPDPGGAAFYGPKISVQARDALGRSWQMSTIQVDFNFPERFELEYTAPDGTRQRPVMIHRALFGSIERFFGILTEHYAGAFPAWLAPVQVVGIPVADEHVPYLESVAAQLKSHGVRVEVDSSDDRMAKKIVHHTGQKVPFMLLAGDRDVQAKAVSFRFGDRTQINGVPRDSAVDAIVAWIAERENAAPTAELVKVTGGE, from the coding sequence ATGAGTGCCCCCGCCGACGACGTCCGAGCAGCCCCGATCCGGGTGCCCGCCGGGACTACCGCGGCCGCCGCGGTCGGCGAGGCCGGGCTGCCGCGCCGGGGCGCCCCGGACGCGATCGTGGTGGTGCGCGACGCCGAGGGCAAGCTGCGGGACCTGAGCTGGGTGCCCGAGACCGACGTCGAGGTCGTCCCGGTGGCGGCCAACACCGACGAGGGGCGCAGCGTCATCCGGCACTCGGCCGCGCACGTGTTGGCCCAGGCCGTCCAGGGTCTCTTCCCCGAAGCCAAGCTGGGGATCGGGCCGCCCATCACCGACGGCTTCTACTACGACTTCGACGTGGCGGAGCCGTTCACCCCCGAGGATCTGGCGGCGCTGGAAAAGCGGATGCGCCAGATCGTCAAAGAGGGACAGCTGTTCGAGCGCCGCGTGTACGAGTCCAAAGACCAGGCGCGCTCGGAGTTGGCGAACGAGCCCTACAAGCTCGAGCTCGTCGACGACAAGTCCGGCGACCCCGACATCATGGAAATCGGCGGCGACGAGCTGACCGCCTACGACAACCTCAATCCCCGCAGCCGCGAACGGGTGTGGGGCGACCTGTGCCGCGGGCCGCACATCCCCACCACCAAGCACATCCCGGCGTTCAAGCTGACCCGAAGCTCCGCCGCCTATTGGCGGGGTGACCAGAAAAACGCGAGCCTGCAACGCATCTACGGCACGGCCTGGGAGTCGCAGGAGGCGCTGGACCGCCACCTCGAGCTGCTCGCGGAGGCCCAGCGCCGCGACCACCGCAAGCTGGGCACCGAGCTGGACCTGTTCAGCTTCCCCGACGAAATCGGTTCGGGGCTGGCCGTTTTCCACCCCAAGGGCGGCGTCGTGCGCCGGGAGCTGGAGGAGTACTCGCGGCGCAAGCACATCGAGGCCGGGTACGAATTCGTCAACACCCCGCACATCACCAAGGCGCAGCTGTTCCACACCTCGGGCCACCTGGACTGGTACGCCGAGGGGATGTTCCCGCCGATGCACCTCGACGCCGAGCTCGACGACGACGGAACGGTGCGCAAGCCCGGGCAGGACTACTACCTCAAGCCGATGAACTGCCCGATGCACACGCTGATCTTCCGGTCGCGGGGGCGCTCCTACCGCGAACTTCCGTTGCGGCTCTTCGAATTCGGCACCGTGTACCGCTACGAAAAGTCCGGCGTCGTGCACGGGCTGACCCGGGCGCGCGGGTTCACCATGGACGACTCGCACATCTTCTGCACCCGCGAGCAGCTGCACGGCGAACTCGCGTCGCTGCTGCGATTCGTCCTCGAACTGCTCGGCGACTACGGCCTGGAGGACTTCTATCTGGAGCTCTCCACCAAGGACCCGGAGAAATTCGTCGGCACCGACGAAATGTGGGAACAGGCCACCAACTCCCTGGCCGAGGTGGCGGCCGAGTCGGGCCTCGAACTGGTTCCCGACCCCGGCGGTGCGGCGTTCTACGGACCGAAGATTTCCGTGCAGGCGCGCGACGCGCTGGGCCGCAGCTGGCAGATGTCGACCATCCAGGTCGACTTCAACTTCCCGGAGCGCTTCGAGCTGGAATACACCGCCCCGGACGGCACCCGCCAGCGGCCCGTGATGATTCACCGCGCGCTGTTCGGATCGATCGAGCGATTCTTCGGCATCCTCACCGAGCACTACGCGGGGGCGTTCCCGGCGTGGCTGGCGCCCGTGCAGGTGGTCGGCATCCCGGTCGCCGACGAGCACGTTCCCTACCTGGAAAGCGTTGCCGCGCAACTGAAATCGCACGGAGTGCGGGTAGAGGTGGACAGCAGCGACGATCGGATGGCCAAGAAGATCGTCCACCACACCGGCCAGAAGGTGCCGTTCATGTTGCTCGCCGGTGACCGCGACGTCCAGGCGAAGGCGGTGAGCTTTCGCTTCGGTGACCGCACGCAGATCAACGGCGTGCCCCGCGACAGCGCCGTCGACGCCATCGTGGCGTGGATCGCCGAGCGCGAGAATGCCGCCCCCACGGCCGAACTCGTGAAGGTAACCGGCGGTGAGTAG
- a CDS encoding HIT family protein has product MDTGVGQSDHLQRLWTPYRMNYLAEAPLKRDPNSSGKTEQPFTDIPLLSDEEGLVVARGELVYAVLNLYPYNPGHLMVVPYRRVSELEDLTAEESAELMSFMQKAIRVIKNVSRPHGFNVGLNLGTSAGGSLAEHLHVHVVPRWGGDANFITIIGGSKVIPQLLRETRQLLATEWAKQP; this is encoded by the coding sequence ATGGACACCGGTGTGGGCCAGAGCGACCACCTGCAGCGGCTGTGGACGCCGTACCGGATGAACTACCTGGCCGAAGCGCCGCTCAAGCGCGACCCCAACTCCTCGGGCAAGACCGAGCAGCCGTTCACCGACATCCCGCTGCTGTCCGACGAGGAAGGCTTGGTGGTCGCCCGCGGCGAACTCGTCTACGCCGTGCTCAATCTCTACCCGTACAACCCGGGGCACCTGATGGTGGTGCCGTACCGGCGGGTGTCCGAGCTGGAGGACCTCACCGCGGAGGAGAGCGCGGAGCTGATGTCCTTCATGCAGAAGGCAATTCGCGTCATCAAGAACGTGTCGCGGCCGCACGGCTTCAACGTCGGCCTCAACCTGGGCACGTCGGCCGGCGGGTCGCTGGCCGAACATTTGCACGTGCACGTCGTGCCGCGCTGGGGTGGCGACGCGAATTTCATCACCATCATCGGCGGGTCCAAAGTGATTCCGCAGTTGCTGCGCGAAACCCGCCAGCTGCTGGCCACGGAGTGGGCAAAGCAGCCATGA
- the pgsA gene encoding phosphatidylinositol phosphate synthase yields MSKVPFLSRAAFARLTTPTAKACLRLGLTPDLVTVLGTTGSVAGALTLFPMGKLFAGSCVVWFFVLFDMLDGAMARERGGGTRFGAVLDATCDRVSDGAVFCGLLWWVAFGMHDEPLAVATMICLVTSQVISYIKARAEASGLRGDGGIIERPERLIIVLVGAGVADFPFVDWPPALPVAMWLLAAASVLTCVQRLRTVWTSPGATERMP; encoded by the coding sequence ATGAGCAAGGTGCCGTTCCTGTCGCGGGCGGCGTTCGCGCGGCTCACCACCCCGACCGCCAAGGCGTGCCTGCGGCTTGGGTTGACCCCGGACCTGGTCACCGTCCTGGGCACCACCGGGTCCGTGGCCGGTGCGCTCACGCTCTTCCCGATGGGCAAGTTGTTCGCCGGTAGCTGCGTGGTGTGGTTCTTCGTGCTCTTCGACATGCTCGATGGGGCCATGGCCCGCGAGCGCGGGGGCGGCACCCGCTTCGGCGCCGTGCTGGACGCCACCTGCGACCGCGTCAGCGACGGCGCGGTGTTCTGCGGCCTGCTGTGGTGGGTCGCCTTCGGCATGCACGACGAACCGCTCGCGGTGGCGACCATGATCTGCCTCGTCACCTCGCAGGTGATCTCCTACATCAAGGCGCGAGCCGAAGCCAGCGGGCTGCGCGGCGACGGCGGCATCATCGAACGCCCGGAGCGGCTGATCATCGTGCTGGTCGGTGCCGGCGTAGCCGACTTCCCGTTCGTTGACTGGCCGCCCGCGCTGCCCGTGGCGATGTGGCTGCTGGCGGCGGCCAGCGTGCTCACCTGCGTGCAGCGGCTGCGCACGGTGTGGACCTCGCCCGGTGCGACGGAGCGCATGCCGTGA
- a CDS encoding phosphatidylinositol mannoside acyltransferase, with amino-acid sequence MGLIAGRRRRVSGAASDWAYAAGWMAVRALPEFAARAAFEAGARYAARGGGPEQLRKNLARVIGVPPAEVSDDLMRASLESYARYWREAFRLPSMDRRALAGELDAAFRGADNLDAALTAGRGAICALPHSGNWDMAGVWFTQTRGTFTTVAERLEPESLYRRFVRYRESLGFEVLPLSGGERPPFEVLCDRLRDDGLVCLMSDRDLTRTGVQVDFFGEATRMPAGPAKLAIATGAALLPVHCWFDGDGWGFHVFEPLDCSSGDVGAITQALADRFAENIAAHPEDWHMLQPQWLADLPTERQVKLARLEDT; translated from the coding sequence ATGGGGCTGATCGCCGGTCGGCGGCGCCGGGTGTCCGGCGCCGCGAGCGACTGGGCGTACGCGGCCGGCTGGATGGCGGTGAGGGCGTTGCCGGAGTTCGCCGCGCGCGCCGCGTTCGAGGCCGGGGCGCGCTACGCGGCCCGCGGCGGCGGACCGGAGCAGCTGCGCAAGAACCTGGCCCGCGTCATCGGCGTCCCGCCCGCCGAGGTTTCCGACGACCTGATGCGGGCATCGCTGGAGTCCTATGCCCGCTACTGGCGGGAGGCGTTTCGCCTGCCGTCGATGGACCGGCGCGCGCTGGCCGGCGAACTCGACGCCGCGTTCCGGGGCGCCGACAACCTGGATGCGGCGCTGACGGCGGGCCGCGGCGCGATATGCGCGTTGCCCCACAGCGGCAACTGGGACATGGCCGGGGTGTGGTTCACGCAGACGCGCGGCACCTTCACCACCGTCGCGGAAAGGCTCGAACCCGAGTCGCTGTACCGGCGTTTCGTCCGCTATCGCGAGAGCCTCGGCTTCGAGGTGCTGCCGCTGTCCGGAGGCGAGCGGCCGCCCTTCGAGGTGCTGTGCGACCGGCTGCGAGACGACGGGCTGGTCTGCCTGATGTCCGATCGGGACCTCACCCGCACCGGTGTGCAGGTCGACTTCTTCGGCGAAGCCACCCGGATGCCGGCCGGTCCGGCGAAGCTGGCGATCGCGACCGGGGCGGCCTTGCTTCCGGTGCACTGCTGGTTCGACGGCGACGGCTGGGGATTTCACGTGTTCGAACCCCTGGATTGCAGCAGCGGCGACGTCGGCGCCATCACCCAGGCGCTCGCCGACCGATTCGCCGAAAACATCGCCGCGCACCCCGAGGACTGGCACATGCTGCAACCGCAGTGGCTGGCCGACCTGCCGACTGAAAGGCAGGTCAAGCTGGCCCGGCTCGAGGACACCTGA
- a CDS encoding glycosyltransferase family 4 protein, with translation MRIGMVCPYSFDVPGGVQSHVLQLAEVMRRRGQEVSVLAPASPRAVLPDYVVSAGKAVPIPYNGSVARLRFGPATHRKVKKWLAEGDFDVLHLHEPNAPSLSMLALNIAEGPIVATFHTSTTKSLTLTVFQGILRPMHEKIVGRIAVSDLARRWQVEALGTDAVEIPNGVDVDSFASAPPLDGYPRPGRTVLFLGRYDEPRKGMSVLLEALPGVVQRFPDVQLLIVGRGDEDQLRGQAGELVRHMRFLGQVDDAGKASAMRSADVYCAPHIGGESFGIVLVEAMAAGTAVVASDLDAFRRVLGDGEVGRLVPVGDGPALADALVSVLENDVLRERYVAAGSAAVQRYDWSVVASQIMRVYETVAASGAKVQVAG, from the coding sequence ATGCGAATCGGGATGGTCTGCCCCTACTCGTTCGATGTCCCGGGCGGGGTGCAGTCGCATGTCCTGCAGCTGGCCGAGGTGATGCGCCGGCGGGGGCAGGAGGTGAGCGTGCTGGCGCCGGCTTCGCCGCGCGCGGTGCTGCCCGACTACGTCGTGTCCGCGGGGAAGGCCGTCCCCATTCCCTATAACGGCTCGGTCGCCCGGCTGCGGTTCGGCCCGGCGACCCACCGCAAGGTCAAGAAATGGTTGGCCGAAGGCGATTTCGACGTTTTGCACCTGCACGAGCCGAACGCGCCGAGCCTGTCGATGCTGGCCCTGAACATCGCCGAAGGTCCGATCGTCGCGACGTTTCACACCTCGACCACCAAGTCGCTGACGCTGACCGTCTTCCAGGGCATCCTGCGGCCCATGCACGAGAAGATCGTCGGCCGGATCGCAGTGTCCGACCTGGCCCGCCGCTGGCAGGTGGAGGCGTTGGGGACCGACGCGGTCGAGATTCCCAACGGAGTCGACGTCGACTCGTTCGCCTCGGCGCCCCCGCTGGACGGCTATCCGCGGCCGGGCAGGACCGTGCTGTTCCTGGGCCGCTACGACGAGCCCCGCAAGGGCATGTCGGTCCTGCTCGAGGCGCTGCCCGGGGTGGTCCAGCGCTTCCCGGATGTTCAGCTGCTCATCGTCGGCCGCGGCGACGAGGACCAATTGCGCGGGCAGGCGGGCGAATTGGTGAGGCACATGCGGTTTTTGGGGCAGGTCGACGACGCCGGGAAAGCGTCGGCGATGCGCAGCGCCGACGTGTACTGCGCGCCCCACATCGGGGGCGAGAGCTTCGGCATCGTCCTGGTCGAGGCGATGGCCGCCGGCACCGCGGTGGTGGCCAGCGACCTGGACGCCTTCCGGCGCGTGCTGGGTGACGGCGAAGTCGGGCGCCTGGTGCCGGTCGGCGACGGGCCCGCGCTCGCGGACGCCCTGGTTTCGGTGCTAGAAAACGATGTGCTGCGTGAACGTTATGTGGCGGCGGGTTCGGCGGCGGTCCAGCGCTACGACTGGTCGGTGGTGGCCAGCCAGATCATGCGGGTCTACGAGACGGTCGCCGCGTCCGGCGCCAAGGTTCAGGTGGCCGGCTGA
- a CDS encoding NUDIX domain-containing protein: MTWLLVALAVFVGLLAILGAWAYQTANRLDRLHVRYDLSWQALDGALARRAVVARAVAIDAYGGSSEGRRLAALADAAEGAPRHARESCENELSAALAVVDPASLPTGLIAELADAEARVLLARRFHNDAVRDTLALAERPLVRLFHLGGTAALPSYFEIVERPHALAHGDHGVLDHRTSARVVLLDEAGAVLLLRGSDPALAREDAPKWWITVGGEVRKGERLAEAAARELAEETGLRVAPGEMIGPVWRRDEVFEFNDSLIDSEEFYFVYRTRRFEPSGAGRTDFEHSYIHGHRWCDAADIARLAAAGETVYPMQLAELLTDAAALAGGRAPGPLHSIR; encoded by the coding sequence ATGACGTGGCTGTTGGTCGCCCTCGCGGTGTTCGTCGGGCTGCTCGCGATCCTGGGCGCCTGGGCCTACCAGACGGCCAACCGGCTGGACCGGTTGCACGTCCGCTACGACCTGTCGTGGCAGGCGCTCGACGGCGCGCTGGCCCGGCGCGCGGTGGTCGCACGGGCGGTCGCCATCGACGCCTACGGCGGTTCCTCCGAGGGCAGGCGACTGGCCGCGCTGGCCGACGCCGCCGAGGGCGCGCCGCGGCACGCGCGTGAGTCTTGTGAGAACGAGCTGTCGGCCGCGCTGGCGGTCGTCGATCCGGCCTCGCTGCCGACGGGACTGATCGCCGAGCTGGCCGACGCCGAGGCCCGGGTGCTGCTGGCGCGCCGGTTCCACAACGACGCGGTGCGCGACACCCTGGCGCTGGCCGAGCGGCCCCTGGTCCGCCTGTTCCACCTCGGTGGAACCGCCGCGCTGCCAAGCTATTTCGAGATCGTCGAACGGCCCCACGCGTTGGCCCACGGCGACCACGGGGTGCTCGACCACCGCACCTCGGCGCGGGTGGTGCTGCTCGACGAGGCCGGCGCGGTGCTGTTGCTGCGCGGTTCGGATCCGGCGCTGGCCCGCGAGGACGCGCCGAAATGGTGGATCACCGTCGGTGGCGAGGTGCGCAAGGGGGAGCGGTTGGCCGAGGCCGCCGCCCGGGAGCTGGCCGAGGAGACCGGGTTACGAGTGGCGCCGGGCGAGATGATCGGCCCTGTCTGGCGGCGCGACGAGGTATTCGAGTTCAACGACTCCCTGATCGACAGCGAAGAGTTCTACTTCGTCTACCGCACCCGCCGGTTCGAGCCTTCCGGCGCGGGCCGAACCGACTTCGAACACAGCTACATTCACGGCCACCGCTGGTGTGATGCCGCGGACATCGCCCGACTGGCCGCGGCCGGCGAGACGGTGTACCCGATGCAGCTGGCCGAACTGCTCACCGACGCGGCCGCGCTGGCCGGCGGCCGCGCGCCGGGCCCGCTGCACTCCATCCGTTGA
- a CDS encoding PE-PPE domain-containing protein translates to MSFVVTAPDTLAAAAADLQGIGSTIAAADGAAATPTTVVFPPAADAVSVRTATLFAAYGQRYQELSARAAAFHDQFVQTLIASRDSYAEAEASNAAATQLTSGLPAQTANATGSQLLSPALASPMQSTPTTTTSSNVALIMGGTGNPQPNAAYLSSVYNTYIAPHYPGYSPVGLTTPEDFWPVTGLTSQTFGQSVRQGVAILNNAIMSETGAGNHVVVLGYSQSATIATLEMRYLDALPAAIRPSSDLLSFVLLSDPNVPGTGILTHFIPGFGAFHVLTPVDTLYQTAIYTVQYDPIAYFPRSIFNIAADLNALLGFPYLHSTYPNLTVAQLATAIQTHIGVTTYYLIPTQNLPLLEPLRMIPILGDPLADLLQPFIRPFVDFGYATGLPGPFQSISITAAGSLPPVAAQAIPEPIVAALSPPPDFPASFDRL, encoded by the coding sequence ATGTCGTTTGTGGTCACGGCCCCGGACACATTGGCAGCGGCCGCCGCTGATCTGCAGGGAATCGGGTCGACGATAGCCGCCGCCGACGGGGCCGCGGCCACCCCGACGACCGTCGTGTTTCCGCCGGCCGCGGATGCGGTATCGGTGCGCACCGCGACGCTGTTCGCCGCGTACGGCCAGCGCTACCAGGAGCTCAGCGCGCGGGCGGCGGCGTTTCATGACCAATTTGTGCAAACGCTGATCGCCAGCAGGGATTCGTATGCCGAGGCCGAGGCCTCCAATGCCGCCGCCACGCAGCTGACGTCGGGGCTCCCAGCGCAGACCGCCAACGCGACGGGCAGCCAATTGTTGAGTCCCGCGCTGGCAAGCCCGATGCAGAGCACCCCGACGACGACGACGTCGAGCAACGTGGCGTTGATCATGGGCGGCACCGGAAACCCGCAACCCAACGCGGCCTACCTGAGTTCCGTCTACAACACCTACATCGCCCCGCATTACCCCGGCTATAGCCCGGTTGGCCTGACCACGCCCGAGGACTTCTGGCCCGTCACCGGCCTCACCAGCCAAACCTTCGGCCAGTCGGTCCGGCAGGGCGTCGCGATACTGAACAATGCGATCATGAGCGAAACCGGTGCGGGCAATCATGTTGTGGTATTGGGTTATTCGCAGAGCGCCACGATCGCCACCCTCGAGATGCGCTATCTGGACGCCCTGCCCGCCGCCATCCGGCCGAGTTCGGACCTGCTGTCGTTCGTGCTGCTGTCCGACCCGAACGTTCCCGGCACCGGCATCCTCACGCACTTCATTCCCGGCTTCGGCGCGTTTCACGTGCTGACTCCGGTGGACACCCTGTACCAGACCGCCATCTACACGGTCCAATACGACCCCATCGCCTACTTCCCGCGGAGCATCTTCAACATCGCGGCGGACCTCAACGCCCTCCTGGGTTTCCCCTACCTGCACTCGACATATCCAAACCTCACCGTCGCGCAGCTGGCCACCGCCATCCAGACGCACATCGGCGTGACCACCTATTACCTGATTCCCACCCAGAATCTGCCGCTGCTGGAACCGCTGCGCATGATCCCGATCCTGGGGGACCCGCTGGCCGACCTGCTCCAGCCCTTCATTCGGCCGTTCGTCGATTTCGGGTACGCCACCGGGCTTCCCGGGCCGTTCCAGTCCATCTCGATCACCGCTGCCGGTAGCCTGCCTCCGGTTGCCGCCCAGGCGATCCCGGAACCGATCGTCGCGGCGTTGAGCCCGCCACCCGACTTCCCTGCCTCCTTTGACAGGCTTTAG
- a CDS encoding PPE family protein: protein MVPDFGLLPPEINSGLMYAGPGAGSMLAAAAAWAGLAAELGWAASSYGTVISALTSGPWLGPSAVAMAAAASPYVTWLASTALQAEQASPQATMAAAAYEAAFAMTVPPPVIAANRAQLMTLVATNFFGQNTPAIMATEAHYSEMWAQDAAAMSAYDASTLAAAAQLTSFDEPPGGLGGSPQAVDSAPAAVDQAQSAMSDAQLVANLYRSFGLSPSSASGLSPLEMLSMGGEFGMQPLSMIVSQLFGQFLGGGNPLMGGAMGGMPMLGSLASTAGSAMGALNPAQLSAPAVLADVGRAGSIGPLSVPPNWATEVQATTPSAPVSALPTGGVSQVAANVPRMPFKAPISAAERGPGAATPVGEGSRAAVVPRTVVG, encoded by the coding sequence ATGGTGCCGGATTTTGGGTTGTTGCCACCCGAGATCAACTCCGGCCTGATGTACGCCGGGCCGGGGGCGGGTTCCATGCTGGCCGCCGCGGCCGCGTGGGCCGGTCTGGCCGCCGAGCTGGGTTGGGCGGCGTCGTCGTATGGGACGGTGATCTCGGCGCTGACCAGCGGGCCATGGCTGGGCCCGTCGGCCGTGGCGATGGCCGCAGCGGCCAGCCCCTATGTGACCTGGCTGGCGTCGACGGCATTGCAGGCCGAGCAGGCGTCGCCCCAGGCCACCATGGCCGCGGCCGCCTACGAGGCGGCGTTCGCGATGACGGTGCCCCCTCCGGTGATCGCCGCCAACCGCGCACAGTTGATGACGCTGGTCGCCACCAACTTTTTCGGTCAGAACACCCCGGCGATCATGGCCACCGAGGCCCACTACTCCGAGATGTGGGCGCAGGATGCCGCCGCGATGTCCGCCTACGATGCCAGCACGCTGGCGGCGGCCGCGCAATTGACGTCTTTCGACGAGCCGCCCGGCGGTCTGGGCGGGTCCCCTCAGGCCGTGGACAGCGCCCCGGCGGCGGTAGACCAGGCGCAGTCGGCCATGTCAGACGCCCAGCTGGTGGCGAATCTCTATAGATCGTTTGGACTTTCGCCCTCCTCGGCCTCGGGTCTGTCGCCGCTGGAGATGCTTTCCATGGGCGGCGAGTTCGGGATGCAACCGCTGAGCATGATCGTGAGTCAGCTCTTCGGCCAGTTCCTGGGTGGCGGCAACCCGTTGATGGGCGGCGCCATGGGCGGCATGCCGATGCTGGGTTCCCTGGCGTCCACGGCCGGTTCGGCGATGGGCGCGCTGAATCCCGCGCAGCTGAGCGCTCCAGCGGTGTTGGCGGACGTGGGGCGGGCGGGCTCCATCGGGCCGTTGTCGGTGCCGCCGAATTGGGCCACCGAGGTGCAGGCGACCACGCCGAGTGCTCCGGTTTCGGCGTTGCCGACCGGTGGTGTGAGTCAAGTCGCGGCCAACGTGCCGAGAATGCCGTTCAAAGCCCCGATCAGCGCGGCCGAGCGCGGCCCGGGTGCCGCCACTCCAGTGGGCGAGGGGTCCCGCGCCGCCGTGGTACCGCGCACGGTGGTCGGCTAG